The Triticum urartu cultivar G1812 chromosome 5, Tu2.1, whole genome shotgun sequence genome contains the following window.
GCTCGTTAAAATTCAAAGGGTCCAACCCATTAAGCCGTTATTGATATTAATTGCCAAGGCTCGGCCGCTCAACCTACGAACCCACTTCCTTGTTGCCCACCGGCCTCCTTATCCATCTTCTGCACTTGGTTGGCCTAGTCGAAGTTGAATGGATAGCACATTATGAATGTGTGCGTGATGCTTTTAGTTGTTTACAATTGTAAGAGTACTCGATAGTTTAACGAGCATTAAACTGACAGAGCTGATCATGAATTTTAGCTTAATATTTTTAGTGGGCTTAACAAACCGAGCCTTAAAACGATCACGAACTTAAAGATTTGAGCCTTAACTAGTCGAGCAACCCTAGAGAAAAGAGGGATGAGTAGATTCAAGGTAACTCTCGAGGAATGGTTGGTTCTATGGGACCTTAGCACAACGatttcccgactgtctactacaacaaggtttgtcCGGCTCCGGTGAAGGAGGAGCGATGACAGCGGCGCgtcttcggctcgcttcagtgtttgtagtcgtcgctaggtggtctacggatctggatgtaatttttattatttctagtgttcgttgtactaccatgtttgaagatgaatagattgaaagttttttCGGAAAAAAAAACAAACATAGGGAAAGCATAGAAGGAACAAGGGGAGGTCAACGATGTGCCTCCTCGGTCAAGGGATCATGAAAGAGCAGTGGGGGAAGGAAGGTCAACAGTGGTCTAAATTGAATTGGCAAGGAAACTGcggttttttcttcttcttttgagAAATAGGATAGGAAACCAGTGGTTAAGAGGTGCGCGAAGATGAAGATTCATTGGACGTTGGACCGTTGACGCCGGGGGAAGGCTGCCAGGGTGTTTCGTGCAGAGCAAATGCCCGGTCCAAGTTCATGGCCGCATCCCTTAAACGTTGAACGGGTATAGTAATCGGCCCAGTTAGCCGACAGACACCACCTTCCGTGCTGCTGCAACCTGGAAGCAACAAACCCCCCCTCCACCACTCATGGGCCGTCACCGGGCCACTCTTCCTCCACCACTCCCAACCCCCCACCTCGACGCCTTCACATTTGTCCCCTCTCCTCTCGGCTCTCGCCTGCACCGCATCGCACGGCCCGTCCACCCGACCCACCTAGGCCTTAGCCACCTGGCCCGTGCCACGCCTCTCCTTGTCCCGCGCACCGCACCGCCCCACGCCCCCGCCACCATGCCAGTACAAATAAGCGACCGGCCGATCCAGTGTGCCGCCCTCCTCAAACCAGCAACGCCCGCGTCAAACCCATGTGCCCGCCCCCATCTCTACGTGCCCAGACCCACCTAGTTAAAGATCCCATGACGCGTACCGCCCCCGCCTAGTTAAAAGATCCCATACAAGCCGCAGCAGCAGCAGTGGCCATAGTGACTAGTAGTGAACTTCCAAAACAAGTCGGCAACGTCCGAGCACACAATGGCGAGAGGGCGGGAGGGCGAGGTGAGGACCCTGGTGCTGGGCAAGTACGAGCTGGGGCGGATGCTGGGGCAGGGCTCCTTCGCCAAGGTCTACTACGCCCGCGACCTGCGCGACGGCCAGAGCGTGGCCATCAAGGTCATCGACAAGGCCCGCCTCCGCCAGACGGACGGCATGGTGGAGCAGCTGCGCCGGGAGATCTCCGTCATGCGCATGGTGCGCCACCCCAACGTCGTCGGCATCCGGGAGGTGCTCGCCAGCCGCCAGCGCGTCTTCGTCGTCATGGAGTACGCGCGCGGCGGCGAGCTCTTCGCCAAGGTCGCCCGCGGCCGGCTCACCGAGGACGCCGCCCGCAAGTACTTCCAGCagctcgtcgccgccgtcgccttCTGCCACAGCCGCGGCGTCGCGCACCGGGACCTCAAGCCCGAGAACCTGCTGCTCGACGAGGAGGGCCGCCTCAAGGTCACCGACTTCGGCCTCGCCGCGCTGCCCGAGCAGCTGCGCCACGACGGCCTGCTCCACACCCAGTGCGGCACCCCGGCCTACGTCGCGCCGGAGGTGCTCCGCAAGCGCGGCTACGACGGCGCGCGCGCCGACATGTGGTCCTGCGGCGTCGTGCTCTACGTCCTGCTCTGCGGCTTCCTCCCCTTCCAGCACGACAACTACGTCAAGATGTACCAGAAGATCTTCAAGGGCGAGTACCAGATGCCGCCCTGGGTCTCCGGCGAGGCGCGCCGCCTCATCGGCCGCCTGCTCGCCGTCGACCCCGCCAAGCGCATCTCCATCCCGGAGATCATGCTCACGCCCTGGTTCAAGAGGGGGTTCGTGCCGCCCGTCCCCTCCTCCCCCGCCACGCCCAGGAAGTGGGACGACGACAACGCCGCCGCCCTCATCGACGGCAGCGAGGACAGCTCCGGCAACATCTCGCCGCGGACGTGCAATGCGTTCCAGCTCATATCATCCATGTCCTCCGGGTTCGACCTGTCGGGGCTGTTCGAGAGCGAGCAGAAGGCGGCGACGGTGTTCACCTCCCGCGCGCCGGCGGCCACCGTGTTCCACAAGCTGGAGTCCGTGGGCAAGGCGCTGAGGTACAACACGACCAGAGGGAAAGGGTGGAGGATCAGAATGGAGGCCAAGGCCGACGGCGCCAACGGGCGGCTCGCGGTCACCGCGGAGGTGTTCGAGGTGGCCGCCGACGTGACCGTGGTCGAGTTCGCGCACGACGGCGGCGACGCGCTCGACTTCAACAAGTTCTGCGCCGAGGACGTGCGCCCCGGGCTCGCGGACATCGTCTGGGCGTGGCAGGGTGACGTGCCCGCCTTGCCGGGCGCCGTCGTTTGATCCAATGCAAATTAGTGATACTGTGTAGGACTTGCCCGATCAGTGCACCAGCTTGGGCTGTAAATTTTAGTGCTACTAGTAAGTTTCTTCGGGGCAGCCATGACTAGAGTGCTATGGCTCGGTGTAACGCGCAGAGCAACTTGAGGAGAGGTGTCTGTAGATCACGATACATGCGAGGATTTGTGCCTGATGTGTACGTACGTCCGGCGATCGATGTGTACATATATGCAAGAGTAGTTTTGTTCCTGATCAATTCAGCTTTTGTTCCCTGGGATGAGATACGATTCGATGATCACATGGTCCTCTCTAtatttcagattcttatcagttGATGTGACGAACTGCTAGGAATCGTGCCTTTTTGTTCTGCTATAAATGGAGATCGTCTATGATTATCGAGCTTACCTAAGCCATTTGTATGTGTCAAAAGGATTAACTTACAGCAAGTAACATAACTTACCAGAAGACAAATTTGCCATTTATAACAAGTAACATAATTGTCATTACATAGCGCTTATCAAGAAACGttgagtctacaagctaataaatgcAACCATCTACTTTATAACATACTTTACACGATAAAGATAGtaagtagtaacatagactagtgtcATATCCATTAGTTAAGGAGCTTAGAATTGCTTTCACAAACAAAAGTAGAAGAAAATCACAACGCCTCTACTATCGTGGCATGATATTTCCCAAGTACTTCGCATCGGCGGTGACCCAAAGCGATGCCTCATTCTTGGTGTTGAAGAGAATGATAGACGGTAGCATGGACTTGTGTTGGAATACGCTCCCATTTCGCTCAACGAAATTGTCCAACAGGTAACCATTAAAATCCTAGGTCTAAAGGTAGAACCAATTTTTGTGGACCTCGATCTTGAAGTCCAATCCTGCCGGAATAGATTTCTTTGCCGCCTTGCTAGGCCCCAAGGCTTGTTTTTTGATTTGGTGAAGATGCCCAACAAACCACGACTAAAAGAAAAGAAGTGCCCAACAAACACGGGCGGAAAAAAATGCCCAACAACTGATATGAAGTCTTAATTGTCTTTCCCTTTTGTCGTTTCAAAGTACCTGGCCTCCATACTCCTTTTATTAAGGGCAAAGGGACCCTAATACGGAGTAGTTGTATTTTTAATTACAATCATTTTACTACTTTTTAAAGGGGCCCTAATCATTGTACTCATCGCGTATTTTTGCCTAAGGAAAACATACGCTCGTACGCGGTCGGTGTCGACACAACAGATACTTATACTCATGTTAGAATTATGGAGTACGTACTATTGAACTATGCCAAAATAAATTATCGGATAAAATATTACTACATTATTAAGCAAGAGATGATGACGAGATGGGCCGGAGACCGGCGGGAGCAGCACACCTTTCTCACTAACCACTGATTATTTTGTATGTTTGGCGATTAGCTCAAATGTTGCGGGTGGAATACGAGCCAACTCTCTTGATTAGCCATCAATTCGATTCCAGTCGAGTCGTGCTCGCTTAGTTTTAGAATAGGTGTCCCGGGGTGCTCTTTTGGGAACGGACAGAGGCTCCGCTTCTGGTCGGACCAGGGCTGGATGGGCAGAGCATCATCGAGCAGCTGGCTCCGCACCTGACGCGCTCCCGACCACGCGTGGGTGAAGGAGATTAGGACCCGGCACTCCACCACTCCATTTTTGAAGCCGGAGTTAAAAAGTACGGAGCTGGGAAACAAATGCTCCGCGGCTCCTCGTAATTTTAGGAGTGACTCCGAACAGAGCCTAGAGGAGCCTCATCTGTGTCAGCCATCGCGGAATTCCTTCAGTTGTAGGAGGCCATAAGCAACTACCAACCCCCAAACGACCCTGATCACTTTGCCTGGAAACTGTCTTCGAAGGGTCTCTACTCCTTCGGCGACACCTACCAGGCCTTTTTCTTCGGACGGGAGTTTGCCCCTGCCGCTTCGGAGATTTGGCACTCCTCGGCTCCCCTCGATATTAAGATCTTCGTCTCGTGTCGGAGGAAATAGCTATGGATAGCCTAGCTGGCTTCTCCTactttttctaaaaaaattacgagcccgtccggctctcaagaatccaagacatggagtCGCCTTCCTCTTACTGGctgccacccaggccggctttcggaaggcggtccgacttaagccctcatgagaaggccgaTTCCAaaaagccggccatgagaaggccgacttcaagaagccggctcccgtaaagcggtcgagaccgtaccctcaaaagtttgcacccacctaacagcggtgcgacggggcgtggctacagtgaagcctgccacccccgaatcccggagcacgcccgGCACAATGCGTCGTACGgagtaggcatgacccgtccggcgcggcactgttgccatgttgaccttggTGTCACCctcgacgggccgccagcgtggcccccAGATGGTGGGCTCCTTTGAGCAGAGAGATGCCCGAAGG
Protein-coding sequences here:
- the LOC125509452 gene encoding CBL-interacting protein kinase 16-like, coding for MARGREGEVRTLVLGKYELGRMLGQGSFAKVYYARDLRDGQSVAIKVIDKARLRQTDGMVEQLRREISVMRMVRHPNVVGIREVLASRQRVFVVMEYARGGELFAKVARGRLTEDAARKYFQQLVAAVAFCHSRGVAHRDLKPENLLLDEEGRLKVTDFGLAALPEQLRHDGLLHTQCGTPAYVAPEVLRKRGYDGARADMWSCGVVLYVLLCGFLPFQHDNYVKMYQKIFKGEYQMPPWVSGEARRLIGRLLAVDPAKRISIPEIMLTPWFKRGFVPPVPSSPATPRKWDDDNAAALIDGSEDSSGNISPRTCNAFQLISSMSSGFDLSGLFESEQKAATVFTSRAPAATVFHKLESVGKALRYNTTRGKGWRIRMEAKADGANGRLAVTAEVFEVAADVTVVEFAHDGGDALDFNKFCAEDVRPGLADIVWAWQGDVPALPGAVV